Proteins encoded within one genomic window of Episyrphus balteatus chromosome 1, idEpiBalt1.1, whole genome shotgun sequence:
- the LOC129905140 gene encoding uncharacterized protein LOC129905140 encodes MATLLTILNRNNVQELPSFSGENKREWPYFEEVYKSTTIEGRYSDKENVARLRKALKGEAYHMVSDRLKYSSDADAIMDSLRTMFGRSGVLVHDLTAELLNLPKLSSKCDPKLRIWAVKVNGFVADLKSMNKEEDLTNGYVLTCLASRLGASLYQEWQKRKSGLLNVSIQQFAEFLTEKVIDLPPDLLRVGSEQKKAFNKTSRVLLHQPASVSTNDLCYKCSKKKHVLSECDEFLALTPVERQAFAQEKSICFTCLNPSRHQWKVCAKKRSCGTEGCSRRHHSLLHTSANTSSTELNSLAVSFVPQPHIHSSHVGFDVSILFKIVPIRIYGNGDLFVDTYAFLDDGSSLSMVDEELFHELGLNGQSEKLTLQWTKGVSRVEDCKKTTFSVSGIQTRKRYVLQKVYTIKNLGLASQSIDVTHLKSLYPHLRGLPLVDLVDARPKILLGLDQAKFLLGRSQRHGKDDEPHALKTLLGWIVYGRSAPSMALSCLEPASKPSMRVMFHEAIREEADLHELVRHHFTTEEFGVMAPKGEFVSREAMPELRRKKNWPRVWYAPTFIIVNPNKSPPKPRCVADVAAKVNGVSLNTYLSKGPDNLVPLHAGLFKFREREVAVNGDVREMFHRIRIKAEDQQCQRILWRDGDTTRQPIVYIMEVMMFGPRCSPSCAQYVKNVHANRFKAECPEAVDGLTKRTYVDDYFNSHNSMEEAVKVTRDALRICLSINFDLVGIQSNSRDFLQQMPEANVNPKLIKVPRRYSLANPDDCKVSLIVFVDASEQAFAAVAYLRFAREDEVQVTQVMAKARVAPVKQLTIPRLELQAAVLGVRLAATIKASHTIRMDESLFLSDSKTVLAWINSSNSKLPSFVASKIGEILDSTSPREWFHVGSIDNVADDGTKRFDVSMGNQNTRWFKGPEFLKRPFEDWPVTTYVEKADIKTCITHLHTYKPKLYYGAFEMLSARFQTRWCSSVRAIAFLLRFKHFLQRRPIEQEAYISPFEFRKAEEWMFRKIQGECFSLDIASLRSGGMVSSSSSLLSLSPFLDEDGTLRLSSRAQKANSSYSSRNPAILPNRHPLVDLFIEYHHKKNSHIGTETVISDIRESAWIISIRSTVERVRKGCFMCKYLKTKPIMPIMGQLPEARLAFDCRPFTHVGVDCFGPMVWLNLVEVRAVQIEVLNDLSLDQCTMAVRRFVINRVVTRFFYSDNGLNFVGTKNLLEKDAKEMENSLCEYSSSIDFVLKGIVPREDVLRNALTEAQGQLNRRPLTYNPVDPEDPKPLTPNSMLFGVDDRDVTAPGVFSDSDCSSRFYSRRSQYLMAELTRRWYKEYLPTITRRSKWFKKKTKPVEVNDVVIVIEPNEIRSAWHLGRVIQVYAGPDGVVRMADVKLSNGSIKKKRSVGRLAVLDLESSPTSQTAPGMSSSP; translated from the exons ATGGCAACGCTTCTCACAATTCTTAATCGCAACAATGTGCAAGAATTACCAAGTTTCTCTGGGGAGAATAAAAGAGAATGGCCATACTTTGAAGAGGTCTACAAATCGACCACAATTGAGGGAAGGTATAGCGATAAAGAAAACGTTGCTCGTTTAAGAAAAGCATTGAAAGGGGAGGCATATCATATGGTGAGTGATAGATTGAAGTATTCATCAGACGCAGATGCAATAATGGACTCGTTGCGCACAATGTTTGGGCGTTCAGGTGTTCTTGTCCATGATTTAACTGCCGAGTTGTTGAACCTCCCAAAACTTTCGTCAAAATGCGATCCAAAGCTTCGCATATGGGCGGTCAAAGTTAATGGTTTCGTAGCAGATTTGAAATCTATGAATAAAGAAGAAGACCTGACAAATGGGTACGTTTTAACTTGTCTGGCTTCGAGGTTAGGTGCAAGTCTCTACCAAGAATGGCAAAAAAGGAAGTCAGGTTTATTGAATGTCAGTATTCAACAATTTGCCGAGTTCTTAACAGAGAAAGTTATTGACCTACCACCTGATTTATTGAGGGTTGGATCTGAACAAAAGAAAGCTTTCAACAAAACATCCAGAGTACTCCTACACCAACCTGCTTCTGTGTCTACGAACGATTTGTGTTACAAGTGTAGTAAAAAAAAGCATGTTTTATCTGAATGCGATGAGTTTTTGGCGTTGACACCGGTTGAAAGACAAGCTTTTGCTCAGGAGAAGTCTATTTGTTTTACTTGTCTGAATCCATCTCGACATCAATGGAAAGTGTGTGCCAAAAAACGTTCATGTGGTACCGAAGGTTGCAGCAGACGTCATCATTCATTGTTGCACACGTCAGCAAATACTAGTAGCACCGAATTGAATTCATTAGCTGTGTCGTTTGTGCCGCAACCACATATTCATTCATCTCACGTTGGGTTTGACGTGTCTATATTGTTTAAAATAGTTCCCATCCGGATTTATGGCAACGGTGACCTATTTGTAGACACGTATGCTTTCTTGGATGACGGTTCTTCCTTGTCGATGGTTGATGAAGAACTGTTTCATGAACTTGGTTTGAATGGGCAATCTGAAAAACTCACATTACAATGGACAAAAGGCGTTTCTCGAGTTGAAGATTGCAAGAAAACTACTTTTTCTGTTTCTGGTATACAAACTCGCAAAAGGTATGTTTTGCAGAAAGTATACACAATCAAGAATCTAGGGCTGGCTAGTCAGTCCATCGATGTGACGCATTTGAAAAGTTTATATCCGCATCTCAGAGGACTGCCACTTGTTGATTTGGTGGACGCTCGACCGAAAATCCTGCTTGGCTTGGATCAGGCGAAATTTCTGTTAGGTCGAAGCCAACGGCATGGCAAGGATGACGAACCGCACGCCTTAAAGACACTTTTAGGCTGGATAGTGTACGGCAGATCAGCTCCGTCAATGGCTCTATCCTGTTTGGAGCCAGCATCAAAACCTTCTATGAGAGTCATGTTTCACGAAGCCATAAGGGAGGAAGCAGACCTGCACGAGCTTGTTCGTCATCATTTCACCACTGAAGAATTCGGTGTTATGGCCCCAAAAGGTGAATTTGTTAGCAGAGAA GCTATGCCAGAATTGCGTCGCAAGAAGAATTGGCCTAGGGTGTGGTACGCACCAACGTTTATTATAGTTAATCCAAACAAGTCTCCTCCAAAGCCGAGATGTGTGGCAGATGTGGCGGCTAAAGTCAATGGCGTCTCTTTGAATACTTATTTATCAAAGGGACCTGATAATTTAGTTCCACTGCATGCGGGTCTGTTCAAGTTCCGAGAGCGTGAAGTAGCGGTGAATGGTGATGTGCGAGAGATGTTTCATAGAATTCGCATAAAGGCTGAAGACCAACAATGCCAACGCATTCTGTGGCGAGATGGAGACACAACCAGGCAGCCAATTGTTTATATCATGGAAGTAATGATGTTTGGACCAAGGTGTTCTCCATCCTGCGCGCAATATGTAAAAAATGTTCACGCCAACCGTTTTAAAGCTGAGTGTCCCGAAGCAGTTGATGGGCTAACAAAACGGACATACGTCGATGACTATTTTAATAGCCACAACTCTATGGAAGAAGCCGTAAAAGTCACGAGAGATGCCTTGCGTATATGTCTTTCGATTAACTTCGATTTAGTTGGTATACAATCGAACAGCCGTGACTTTTTGCAGCAGATGCCGGAGGCTAATGTCAACCCTAAATTG ATAAAGGTTCCTCGCCGTTACTCATTAGCTAACCCAGACGACTGCAAAGTTAGTTTGATTGTTTTCGTTGATGCATCAGAACAGGCATTTGCTGCTGTGGCTTATTTGCGTTTTGCTCGAGAAGATGAGGTTCAAGTTACGCAAGTAATGGCCAAGGCTAGAGTCGCACCCGTTAAGCAATTAACCATACCACGCCTAGAGTTGCAAGCTGCTGTGCTAGGTGTTAGATTAGCAGCTACTATTAAGGCCTCGCACACTATTAGAATGGATGAGTCTCTTTTTTTATCAGACTCGAAAACTGTGCTGGCTTGGATCAACTCGTCTAATTCTAAGTTGCCGTCTTTTGTTGCTTCAAAGATAGGTGAGATATTGGATTCTACTTCACCTCGTGAATGGTTCCATGTTGGTTCTATCGATAACGTGGCTGATGACGGCACTAAGCGTTTTGACGTGTCAATGGGTAATCAAAATACACGTTGGTTCAAAGGCCCAGAATTTTTAAAACGTCCTTTTGAGGATTGGCCCGTTACTACTTACGTTGAGAAGGCAGATATTAAGACTTGCATCACTCATCTTCATACTTATAAACCAAAGCTTTACTACGGTGCTTTTGAGATGTTATCTGCTAGATTTCAAACAAGATGGTGTTCATCAGTTCGAGCTATTGCGTTTTTACTGCGATTTAAACACTTTCTTCAAAGAAGGCCCATCGAACAAGAAGCTTACATATCACCTTTCGAGTTCAGAAAAGCTGAAGAATGGATGTTTCGGAAGATTCAGGGTGAGTGTTTTTCATTGGATATAGCTTCTTTGAGGTCAGGTGGCATGGTCAGTTCTTCGAGTTCATTACTGAGCCTTTCACCGTTTCTGGACGAAGACGGAACGTTGCGGCTAAGTTCGAGAGCGCAAAAGGCAAATTCTTCATACTCATCCCGAAATCCAGCGATACTACCTAACAGACATCCTTTAGTTGATCTTTTTATCGAATATCAtcataagaaaaattctcacATAGGAACCGAGACAGTAATATCAGATATTCGTGAATCCGCCTGGATAATAAGTATACGTTCAACTGTTGAGAGAGTAAGAAAAGGGTGCTTTATGTGCAAATATCTGAAGACTAAACCAATTATGCCGATAATGGGTCAACTTCCTGAAGCTCGATTGGCCTTTGACTGCAGACCCTTTACCCATGTAGGGGTGGATTGTTTCGGACCTATGGTTTGGTTAAATTTGGTAGAGGTACG AGCTGTACAAATAGAGGTTTTAAATGATTTGAGCTTAGACCAGTGTACCATGGCGGTAAGGCGTTTTGTAATAAATCGTGTTGTAACAAGATTCTTCTACAGTGATAATGGCCTTAACTTTGTGGGAACTAAAAATCTGTTAGAAAAAGACGCTAAGGAGATGGAGAACTCCCTTTGCGAGTATTCTTCAAG TATCGACTTTGTTCTTAAGGGTATCGTGCCTAGAGAGGATGTCTTAAGAAACGCCCTTACTGAAGCTCAGGGGCAGTTGAATAGGCGCCCGCTCACTTACAACCCGGTCGACCCTGAGGATCCCAAGCCCTTAACGCCAAACTCAATGCTATTCGGAGTGGACGATCGAGATGTCACAGCTCCTGGAGTATTTTCGGATAGCGATTGTTCCAGCCGATTCTATAGTCGCCGATCTCAGTATCTGATGGCCGAACTTACAAGACGATGGTACAAGGAATATTTGCCTACTATTACGAGACGATCcaaatggtttaaaaaaaaaacaaaaccagtCGAAGTGAATGATGTTGTCATCGTAATTGAACCCAATGAGATACGTTCGGCTTGGCATTTGGGACGTGTTATCCAAGTTTATGCTGGTCCAGATGGGGTTGTTCGAATGGCCGATGTTAAACTATCAAACGGTTCTATAAAGAAGAAGAGATCTGTAGGAAGACTCGCTGTTTTGGACTTGGAGTCTTCGCCTACTTCTCAGACGGCCCCCGGAATGTCATCGAGTCCTTAA